AAACTGAACTGGAAGATCCCAACCGCCAAAGTCGATTGTCTTCGCTCCTGATTCAGCATACACCTCAAACAATGGTGTCTTTTTCCCCACAACACAACACCTCCACATGAGTTGACAGCCTGACACTCCCATCAATCTTTAGCCGCATTACAAAAGATACTGACATACAAAAAAGACAGGGAAGTGCCTGCAAAGCAAGCGTTCCCTGTCTTGGTAACCTGAGAGTTTCTTTCATCCGGCTAACGGATCAAATGTCCCCATCGGTGCCTTAATAAATGCTTAAGGCTTTCCAGAGGTGCGTCCATCAGAAGTCTTTTTGCCTGAGAGATTCATGCATCGCATTTGCTCCTTCGGCGACGGCTCATTCGAAAACCGTTCTCTCCCCCTGATTTCATTCGCAGATATAATGCTTTTCAGCTGTTTTATATCTCTATTTTAGCACCAAAAGAAAATGTACCGCAAGTATGGAAATGATCAGAAATGAGGACACTCAGGAACACGTTGCACCCTGAGGGACCAAACGGTACACATGATCATCAATTAACCATTGATAGAGATCCTCTCTTTCTGTGTCTCGGTAAGTCATTTTGTACCTGTACCAGATTTCCTGATCATTGAAACATGTGATCTGAATCTGAACCTGAACACCGCTGATTTTATAGTTGAATCTGTCATTGAATTCATGAAGTTCCCGGCTTTGCATCATTTCTTCCATCGCTTCAAATTTCGCATGGTTAAATAATGCTTCTTTTCGCTCGAGTTCAAACCATTTAACTTCCTGATCATAAAGACTCGCAACATGCAGTGTCAATCCGCTGATCAGCAGAAGACTGATAAATGCCAAATAAAGAGTAAAACCTTTTTCACTGGTAAGAGAATGGATCATTCTGAAACCACTCCGTTATTCTTTGTTAATCCTGTCGGATGGTACATCACCCATTTTCGTTCAGCACCATCCAATTTCAAGTGGAGTTCCGCTCCTTTAGGATGCGGGTAAACCCGAAAATGTGTAATCCGCTGCATAAATACTTCATGACCTACACCATTGACCTGTCTTCTGATTACAGACTGATGTTGGCTGTACGTGTCGACAATATTTTCATTAGCCCCCCTGGTATGAAGTCTGGATTCAGCGGAAGTCCAATAGGAGTGCGAAGCTTCAAACATCATGCTGAGCTGTTTCTGAAAGAGAAGCAATTCCTGGTCAGACGGCTGATTTAACTCGACATCCAACTGTCTCCATAATGAAAAAGACATGAACGTGGCTGACAAAATGATCCCAGTCAGAATGAGAGCAGTCATCACCTCCAGTAACGAAAAACCACGTTCATTATTGCAGTGTTTCAAGACACCATTGATTCTCACTGTTCCTTGCCTCCTTCCAGTGTATACAGACCTCCATCTTCCCGGAACCGACCACACTTTCAGAATAATAATATTTCCCTTCCTCATCCTGTCTGTATGCAGCTTCCTGCCCTTCACGAATTTCATAATCCAGGAACCGAATTGCTTCACTATGATCCAGTGTATTCGAGCGGAGTTCCTGAATATGAATCAAAGATGGGATGACAAATGAGACGGTAACCGCAAGAATAAACAGCGAAAGCATAGTCTCAAATAGGATGAAGCCTTTTTCATCCATATTCATTAATATGAAACCTCCCACGTATAATTTGGAAAATGACTCTGTAAGTCTTATCTGAATCTGTCCGGGATATTTCCATGGTCATATGATTATTCAGTCCACCTCTGCTTGAAAAAACCAGAAAAAAATGACCCGAATTGAGATTTCTTATTCCAGCAATTTCAGATGGTGCTCGCACAGTCTCCACGATTAGCCCATTTACTCTCACATGATAACCGGGCCCGGGTGAATTAAAAGGATGTATGCCGACGTTGACCTGATGAACCATAGCGTATAATTGATAATACTGAATATTTTGTTCAAGTTCTTCCATAAACACTTCTGCCTGTCTATTGCCCAATGACTGATGATAAAAGGGTGTTGCGATCATCATCATGGATGTGATGACAAGCAATACGACCATCATCTCCACTAATGTAAAACCGCCAGATGAATCTTTCTTCATTCACTCTGATTCAAAGACACTTTTCCTGTAACGGTGTCTAAATTGAGAGTCTGTCCATTCTGACAGGTGATATGTTCAACATACTCACCATCTTGCAACTTTGCCAAATCTGCAGGGAATGAACCGGTATCCACTTTAAAAGCCATAACTTGCGCCTGCACCATTTCCACTGTCGCTTCACAGCCTTTATCTGCTGCTACAGATTGATTTTTGGTCATATTTGGGATCAGTGCCAATAATAAAATAGAAATAACAACCAGCACGATCATCATTTCTATCAGAGTAAAGCCCTTTTTATTTTTTAGTATTTTCATCATTATCCCGTCCTTTGCGCATTTATTATGCCATGTGTTTCATATTCCGTCCTGCTGGCCAAGGCATACACCGATTAATAAAACAAAACGGCATGTATAAGACTCAATTCCTCTCGTGATTAATTACCATTGATCGAGTATAGAGAATACCGGTAAAAGTAACGATGCAAACAACAGCACCATCATTGATCCGATCATCAGAAAAAACAATGGCTGGAACCAGGTCAGAAAGCTTGAGAACCGTTTCTGAAGTCTCCTGAAGACGACCTGGCTGAAGCGGTCCATCTCCTCAGCGATTTTGCCTTTCGCCTCACCCATTTTGATAATGTGAACAAATTGCGGAAGATATAAATCGCTGCAAAATAGCGCATCAGAGAAAGACTCCCCTTCTGTTAAAAGAATACGAATACGTTCACTCTCAATCTGGCTGTGTTCAGTCCTGTCTTCACGCCCGATTACGATCAGAGCTTCTTGTAAGGAGAACCCGTTCGAAAGCAGCGGTTTCAACTGAGAGATAAAATGATACGTAACAAATGACTGAACATACTGCCTGATCAACGGCAACCTGACAAGAGTGTGCAATTGTTGAATCGGTGTCAGTCGTTTTTTCATGATAATCAGAGTCACTACCGCCATAACCAGCATTGCCCCGACCACTAAAGGAAGAAAGCGGAAAAAATGAAACGTCATCACTGAAACTGCAGGCAGTTCGGCTCCCATAGAATGAAAAAATTCATCAAACCTTGGAAAAATCCCCTGAATGAGCACGGATACAATGACGATGAATCCGAGAGCCAGCATAGCCGGGTAATGAAAGACCTTTCTTATATCCTCTTTCACTTTCAACTCATTTCCCAGTATATCCGCAGACCTCGATAGACCTTCAATCAAATCACCGAACTTTTCAGCAAATAAAACGATGCCTGTAATCTCTTTACTGAAGCCTGCATCTTCGAGGAAATATGCAATCCATGCACCTTCCTGAAGTCCGGATTCGATACCTGATACCCATTGCTGTTCTTTTTCAGAAGCAAACTGGCCATACAAAGCGAGCATCTCCCGGATCGAATAGCCCTCCTTTAACAGTTCACTCCACTGACGGAGGCACTCTTCCTGTGCAGATTTTGACATTGTAAAAGCCTGAGTCACCGCCACCACCTCTGTTTATTGACTTTTTGATCCGGATCCGGATCAATGGCACCGATGGCAGTCGCCTTTACCATGATATCCTTCAACTGCCTTCGCGGAAGATGATCTGCCTGTTTCCCTTTTCGGAGCAGTGCAGAAGCCGCAGTTAATTCATCTCCCTCAAGAAACTCAAATACAGCAGCCCGTTTTCGTTTTGTTTCACTTTCACAACGATCGCTGCAGGGAACTTCAAGACATCGCTTGCAAGTAATTGAAACCAGTGACTGACTCACGACAGCGCTTAATGCCTGATCAAGATCATGGAGTGGGACACCCAGCTCCTGCATACGATAAAGTGCACCTGCACTCGATGAACAATGCACAGTTGAAAACACAAGATGACCGGTCATAGCCGCACGAACAGCAGATTTTGCCGTTTCTGCATCGCGAATTTCTCCGAGCATAATCACATCCGGGTCATGTCTTAATATACTCTTAAGACCTGTGGCGTATGTCATTCCGGACCGTTCATTGATTTCAGTCTGAAGAATACCGCTGTATTTCCGTTCAACGGGATCTTCAAGGGTCATCACATTTAAACTCTGCTGATTTAACTGATGTTCTAGTAGGGAATATAATGTCGTTGTTTTGCCTGTACCCGTTGGGCCACAAAACAAGATTAATCCTTGGGGTTTGAAGAGAAGAGAAGTCAGGCGCCTGACTTGAGATGGAAAGAGCGCCAGTTCATTGAGTTGGAGAGCGCGTGTGAGTCGAAAGATTCGCATTACCATCGTCTCACTCGCACACGATGGAAATGTGGAAATGCGTAAACTGATTCGTTCAGTTAAGACTTGCCTTTCAATACTTTTCGATTGAGGCATCCGCCTTTCACCAGGATCCATTCCGGAAATGAATTTAAAATGGGCAATCATTTTACTGAGCGTCAGAAGAGGAACATCCTCCGCTTCCCCTAAATTGCCATCAATCCGGAATTTCAATACACCTCTGACCTGTCCGGGAATAAAATGAACATCAGAAGCTCCAAGTCGGACCGCTTTTTCAAGCATATGCCTCACTTGATCAGATACATCCATTCACCTCTCACCACCTCTGCGATCATACGTTCACCTGTTATTATAGCCTATTCAAAATAAAAAAAGGGGTATAAATGTTCTTGTTCACACAATTGTCACATACTGCAAATAAAAAAAGCCCCTGAACGCAAGCAGCGCCAGGGACTCCTTTGTTTTACTTATCTTCTTTCAGCTTTTCCACATCTTCTTTTAATCGCTCTTTTGTCTCTTCAATTTCTTTCACAACCTGTTGGGCCAGCTTCTTCCCTTCAGATTTCTCAGTCTCCATGATTTCTTTCACGTCGTTGGCAAGTTCCTCGCCCATCTCATTTGCTTTTTCCGAGACACCCGTTGCCTTATCCGCGACTCGGTCCCACTGCTGTTTGGCAGCAGAAGTCAGCTCTTCGGATTTTTCTTTTGCGACGTCATAATACTCGGCGCCTTTCCCTTTTGCAGTCTCAGTTAACTCAACTGTACGTTCTTTGGCTTCACCTGCACGTTCGGTGATGTCGGATCTGAGCTCACGTCCTGACTTTGGCGCCATTAATACTGCAGCTGCTGCACCAATTACGCCTCCAATTACTGCACCTAGCATGAAATCTTTAGTGTCCATTTTACTCATGTGTAATTTCCTCCTTAGATTGGTCTTAACTTGTCTGTTACAGTAATTCTACGTATAGTAACGAGTTTCCTTCTTTCGGACACAATTAAACTACAAATTATTAGGCTGAAAATGTTAACGTTTTATGACATTATCAGTTTAACCACGTATTTAGATTGAAAATGCATTTATTTCTGTATTGTGCTGTTATATAATGAAAGAAACCTAAAATTGGGAGTGAATGAAATGGAACAACAGACACTCAAGATCACCGGCGTTCTCTCAGACCCTACACGCTTCTCTATTTATCAATATGTAGGCAGACAGCACCGCGACGTAACAGTGCAGGAAATTGCCGATACGTTTAAGATTCACGCTAATGTCGCACGTCTGCACCTGACCAAACTTGAAGATGTGAATATGCTTGTCTCTGATACAAAGAAAACGGGGAAAGGCGGAAGACCCAGCCGTTTTTACAGGCTTTCTGATGAAGTCATCAGTATCCAGTTCCCGTTCAGAGATTTTCAGCGTCTTTCTGAGATCGCCATCGAAACGTTAAGTGAGCTCGGACCTGAAGGTCATAAAGCGCTCGTGAAAACCGGCAACCGATTTGGCTATGAATCCGCAAAAGAATTCGTTTCGTCCATGAATGAAGATCCTGACGTCATGCACCCACAGGAAAAAATTAAATTTATTGAACGCATCGCACTGAATCAGGGGTTAAATCCGGAAATTCATTATGATGATGAAACCAGTGAAGTCACATTCCGTATTTTTAACTGTACGTTCAAAGAAGTCGCGCAATACAACCGCGGCATTTGCTCTATGCATCACGCTCTGATCAACGGTATCTTTTCTTTCTTCTTTGATGAAATGAAACTTGATGAAGAGTCCAATATGTTTAAGGACAATGAAATTGCCTGTACGTATACGACTGCGGTCGTTTCTAAAGCGTAATAAAACGTGCCAAAGGTTCTTCCAATACGGAAGAACCTTTTATTTTACTTTTCATTTTCTTTACAAGACGGACACACTTACTTTATAATGAATACAGTTAAGTGTCTCATTCATTTATAATTGGGGAAATGAATGAAAGTATTGAAAGGGAGGAAAGCCATATGGATCGAATGTTCCGGGTTCTTGCATTCTGGACAGGCATTTTTGCTGTCTTGTTCATGGTTGGGGATATGAACGGTCAAGCACTTTTATTTTTTGCGCAAACTGCCATTTTTATTGGCCTCAGTTACCTGAAACTGTCTGAGCGGATGTATGTCTATATATTCGCAGCGTACTTAGCCGTTTTCTTCATTGGATTTACGTATTATACAACCTTTATTATGGTCCCGTCCGTTGGTCATTGATCCGTTACATGACCAGTAACAGACAATGGTGCAGATCTCTCCGGAGATTCTGCACCATTTTTTGTCTATTCCATTGTGTAAGGATCTTCTGTAAACAGATTTAATTTCTTTTTAAATGATATATGACGATATTTCAAATCCACCTGAAAAGAGCCACTGATCCCGTCAGGTGTGACAAGAGACTGGATGGCCCGGTTCTGTTTAAACTCGTCTGAGAACGGATTAATTTCACCCGGCTTTCTGAGAAATTTAAAAATTCCCGCTTTTAAGAGAAACTGATCCTGTCGGTGATGAGCCAGGTGCTGAAATCCGAGCTTCTTGAGTACAGCATCATAGGCATCCCACTGTATATGACTCGTCAGATCCATTTTCCCCGGTGTTTCGAGAGGATCAGGAATTAACTCATGCTTTCGGTACCCGCGAATGGAGCCATCCTTCCGCTGCGGATGACGGTATTCTTCATTTCGATATCCGTAATCCACCGTCATGATAAATACAGGTTCGTTTCCTGAAAGGCTGTTTTGAAGCCAGTGACGCATATCCGGATTTATCTCAGTGCGATAACCGGTCTCAAGCTCGGGACCGAATGCTTCAAGCCAATTGAGCAATAAAGTGTCGGAACAAGGCACTTTCTTTTCAAATAGTTTGTCTCCATCATATTCAACAAGAATTTCGTCCCATCCGTCCTCTCTTCTTTCTACTAGGTGAACGGGCATGGCATCAAACAGTTCATTGGAATACAAGATCCCCTTTATATCCCCTTCCTGTTTGAAGTAGTCCTGCAAAGACGAATAGAGCCGGACTTTATCCGCGTATGCCTCCGTTTTCTCTTCTATTTGCTGACAATGCGAGGGACTGCTTTCAATGATGCAATAGGTCAATAAGCGAAACTGATTGGGATGATGTTCTTCGAAATACCTCAGCACTTCGAGAGCGAACCTGCCGTCTCCTGCACCGGCTTCGGTGATTTTGGTATCAACATCCGTTGATGTAAATACATCCGCGAAGAACCGCCCCGTCACCTGCGGGAATACAGGGTGAACGTGATTACTCGTATAGAAATCACCTTCTTTACCAAGCTTGGTTTTCTCCACTGTATAATAGCCGACTTCATCATCGTACAACGCAGTATCCATAAAATCATAAAATCGCCAAGGCCCATCGCTGGCCGTTTTTTTCTTAAGTACCTGAATAAATTCTTTCATCGTTTCCTCCAAAAATCATATTAACACTGTTGACATGTTGTTAACTTCATTCTATAATAGACTCATCAGTAGGACAATGATCTTCGGGAGTTCCCCCTCCCCTATATCGTTCATTGATACTTGATTAACTCCCCTAATGACCATCCATGTTCCCCCATGGATGGTCCTTTTTTTGGTTTGCAGAGTTTTACACATCAGTTTATGACGATACATCGAGTTTTCTCATAAATCGGTGGTACTCTAATGGAAAATACTCTACCATCCAAATCCGTTGATAAACGGATTTGTCTTCTTCTCCTCGCCGATCGTCGTGATCGGGCCGTGTCCATTGGCAACAGTTGTCCCATCAGGAAGCGACAAAAATTTCTCTTCGATGACCCTGAGAAGCGTCTCATGATCACCACCCGGGAGATCCGTTCTGCCCACACCTCCCCTGAATAGTACATCGCCTGAAAAGATCACGTTTGCTTCCGGAAAATAAAACGACACACTGCCAGGTGAGTGGCCCGGAGTATGAAAAAGCTCACAGCGGAAGTCACCTGATCCGAATGATCCTTCTTCCTTAATCAGCACATCCGCCGGTTCTGCAGCTGTCTTCTCAATGCCCATAAACAAACCTGAGCCATTTAGAGACGGATTTGTCAACCATTCTCGTTCAGCATCATGCAGATAGACAGGGCACTTCCAACGTTCCCTCAAGTCCTGCACTGCTCCAATATGATCGAAATGAGCATGAGTCAGCCAGATTTCTTTCAATGTTAAAGATTCACTGTCCAGCAAGGTATTCACACGATCTGCGTCCCCACCGGGATCAATCATAATTGCCTGTCCATCATTTTTTAGTATAAAGCCATTGGTCTGAAGTGGACCAAGCGATATCATTTGCCATTTCATCGTATTTCGGCAAGGATCCCCCACCTCATCCTGTAATTGCAGGTGGGGAGGAAATGCCATTGGCGAAAACCAACACCCTGCCTTCCTCCCTTCGTATGTTTAAATGATTGAAGAGTAAACCTCTTTGCGACTTGTCGCTAAAGGTTCTCTTTTCGTTTTTTGACAAGTTAAGAGGTTCGTAAGGAAATATGTGATACGGTAAAATCATAACGTATCGCGAGACCCTTTGTACTGTTGGGTCGCCACAACCCCGCTTCAAACAGACCGTGAGGCTGTTAAGCCGTAGTCAGTTGATGCAGTATCCCTTCTGATTGTCAGACTCACTGTACATTTTATCATGATTAACGTTGATTTCAAGTCAATGGACCCCCACTGAGGTACAGCGTTTCAGTGGGGGCTTGAGATAGCCAAGCAGGTCTTTTCTTACAAAGGTTGACGCTCTGCATGGTTCTTCTCAAATCACTGTTTTTGGTTGGTACTGGCGACTTACTATCGCTTTTCCACTTGCAGCCCCCTTCCGAAGAAGAGCAGTTCTTCCTTACGGAAGAAACCACCACTCAGCATATAGCTGGCGTGTGCTACAAGCCCCAACGAAAGTTGAGTACACTTGGATGATTGACGCACCCACTAGGCTATGCGCTAAGCAACAGCTTTACGTTTTTGAACGTCCATGATCATGGGCGTTTTTATTTGTGTTTTTTCATCCCATTCGACTACTTGAGATTTCCGAAGGATGTTTAATGCTGCATCAATGTCGGCGTGGATGCATTGTCCGTTTTCAGAGCGATAGAAGCCGCGGTATAGACGTTTCCCGCTAAAGGAATATCTTGTATCGTCGCCTTTTATCCAAACCGGAATATCGTCATTATCCAGAAAACTGGCTTTAGACGTGTAACTCTCTTCTTGCTTAACGAAACGGATGCCTTCCTTGAGACACTTATTCTCGATAGCCGAAATCAATCTGTGGAAAGGAATTTGTACGAACTCTTGATTGTTTTTCTTCCCCAAGCCTGATTCTTGCTTCCAACCGGCATTATAACCGATTACCACGGTATCGACATTCAGTTGTTTTATCTGTTTGAACAACAAACCTACGGTTTGTGAAAGGTAGCCATCAATTTGGAGATGTCGTTTACGCCACAGAGAGGCCATTTGATTCGTCACGATGCGTTTCGACAAGCCGTTTTCGATGTTTTTTTGTTTTAATCGACTTATCTTTTTGTTAAAGTACTGATTGATGGATTTTAACCTCTTTCCGTTAACCAAAAAGGTGTCTCCTTGATTTGTTGCACAACTGAGAAGATAATCTACACCTAAATCGCAACCCAAAGCTTTTGTTGTCGTTTTTTGTTTCTTCATTTGAGACACTGGAACTTCATATACATAATGAGCCTCAAAGAACCGACCGTTTTGCTTTGGTACGATTTCAATGTAAGAAATCTTTTTATTGATTAAATTCTTCGGCATTCGCAGTTTTATGGAGCCGAAACGTTTCCTGAAATCAGCGTTCATTGGAATGTTCCAATACCCGTCCTTATCGACTTTGGGGACTTGATAGATTTCGATGACGCGTTTAGCCGTGGAACGAGAATAATTTGGAAATTTTGGACGACCCGTGAAACTTCCAGGGTTTTCTTTCCATTTCTTTAACGCTTCGAAGAAGCCCTTTACTTCACTGAGCAAGGTTCTTCGAACCGCTTGTACGGAGTTGGATTGAATGCCCCAATAGTTCATATCGGCCTTCATTGCGCTGTCTATTTCTTTTGTTGTCGCCATTTTGTTTTCATCCAAATACTTTTGTTTAATCGCATACAAACCTACGTTACGCAAAGCCTTGGAACTATGAGACATGCGTTGCAGAAGTCGAAACTCTCTAGCACTAAGGGTACTGCGACCAATGTTCTGTTTTTGAGTGAAGCGTTGCATATTGGCTGTTTTCTTTTTCCTGCGTAACACTTTAACCGGTTTTTTCCTAGCCATTTGTGTCACCTCCTTTGCCGCCCTCGAATGGATTGATTTTAATTTTTTACTTCTATACCACTTAATATACCATTTCACAAAAATAGAAGCTGGATACAATTTCGAACGTTTGTTCTTTTGTTTATAACACCTATCAGTCGTAAGACTGATGGCAATTCATCTCCACCTGAATCGCTTGGCTCCGCCCGTATCGCGAATCAGGTGGAGTCTTCTTGCCTAGTGATGATAAAGATCAGCATGCGCTCGATCCCTTGATTCAGGCTGCGTGATTTTTTCTTCTTCTTCGACAAAGCTGTCCCTCGACAAAAGTGTGAAAAAAAAGTAAAATGAAATAGACCATCATTGAACATTCGATCATGATGAAGAGATCACGTAATGATTATGAGGAGGTACTGCTATGTTTTTGGGGATTTTAACTTTACTGGTTGCCATTTTATCTTTAATCGGCGGTTATCGCGAGTTGAAAAAGAAGAACTTTTTTGCTGTCGGGTTTGCAGCATTATCCGTAGCACTGTTCGGATGGTTCTCGATCCGAACATTAATTTCGATCATCTTCACCGGCGGTGGCGGAACAGTATGACAAAAGAGCTGATCAGGTT
This genomic window from [Bacillus] selenitireducens MLS10 contains:
- a CDS encoding MBL fold metallo-hydrolase, with the protein product MKWQMISLGPLQTNGFILKNDGQAIMIDPGGDADRVNTLLDSESLTLKEIWLTHAHFDHIGAVQDLRERWKCPVYLHDAEREWLTNPSLNGSGLFMGIEKTAAEPADVLIKEEGSFGSGDFRCELFHTPGHSPGSVSFYFPEANVIFSGDVLFRGGVGRTDLPGGDHETLLRVIEEKFLSLPDGTTVANGHGPITTIGEEKKTNPFINGFGW
- the comGC gene encoding competence type IV pilus major pilin ComGC; translation: MMKILKNKKGFTLIEMMIVLVVISILLLALIPNMTKNQSVAADKGCEATVEMVQAQVMAFKVDTGSFPADLAKLQDGEYVEHITCQNGQTLNLDTVTGKVSLNQSE
- the comGA gene encoding competence type IV pilus ATPase ComGA yields the protein MDVSDQVRHMLEKAVRLGASDVHFIPGQVRGVLKFRIDGNLGEAEDVPLLTLSKMIAHFKFISGMDPGERRMPQSKSIERQVLTERISLRISTFPSCASETMVMRIFRLTRALQLNELALFPSQVRRLTSLLFKPQGLILFCGPTGTGKTTTLYSLLEHQLNQQSLNVMTLEDPVERKYSGILQTEINERSGMTYATGLKSILRHDPDVIMLGEIRDAETAKSAVRAAMTGHLVFSTVHCSSSAGALYRMQELGVPLHDLDQALSAVVSQSLVSITCKRCLEVPCSDRCESETKRKRAAVFEFLEGDELTAASALLRKGKQADHLPRRQLKDIMVKATAIGAIDPDPDQKVNKQRWWR
- a CDS encoding YtxH domain-containing protein, translating into MSKMDTKDFMLGAVIGGVIGAAAAVLMAPKSGRELRSDITERAGEAKERTVELTETAKGKGAEYYDVAKEKSEELTSAAKQQWDRVADKATGVSEKANEMGEELANDVKEIMETEKSEGKKLAQQVVKEIEETKERLKEDVEKLKEDK
- a CDS encoding class I SAM-dependent methyltransferase; protein product: MKEFIQVLKKKTASDGPWRFYDFMDTALYDDEVGYYTVEKTKLGKEGDFYTSNHVHPVFPQVTGRFFADVFTSTDVDTKITEAGAGDGRFALEVLRYFEEHHPNQFRLLTYCIIESSPSHCQQIEEKTEAYADKVRLYSSLQDYFKQEGDIKGILYSNELFDAMPVHLVERREDGWDEILVEYDGDKLFEKKVPCSDTLLLNWLEAFGPELETGYRTEINPDMRHWLQNSLSGNEPVFIMTVDYGYRNEEYRHPQRKDGSIRGYRKHELIPDPLETPGKMDLTSHIQWDAYDAVLKKLGFQHLAHHRQDQFLLKAGIFKFLRKPGEINPFSDEFKQNRAIQSLVTPDGISGSFQVDLKYRHISFKKKLNLFTEDPYTME
- the comGD gene encoding competence type IV pilus minor pilin ComGD, producing MKKDSSGGFTLVEMMVVLLVITSMMMIATPFYHQSLGNRQAEVFMEELEQNIQYYQLYAMVHQVNVGIHPFNSPGPGYHVRVNGLIVETVRAPSEIAGIRNLNSGHFFLVFSSRGGLNNHMTMEISRTDSDKTYRVIFQIIRGRFHINEYG
- a CDS encoding RNA-guided endonuclease InsQ/TnpB family protein, which produces MARKKPVKVLRRKKKTANMQRFTQKQNIGRSTLSAREFRLLQRMSHSSKALRNVGLYAIKQKYLDENKMATTKEIDSAMKADMNYWGIQSNSVQAVRRTLLSEVKGFFEALKKWKENPGSFTGRPKFPNYSRSTAKRVIEIYQVPKVDKDGYWNIPMNADFRKRFGSIKLRMPKNLINKKISYIEIVPKQNGRFFEAHYVYEVPVSQMKKQKTTTKALGCDLGVDYLLSCATNQGDTFLVNGKRLKSINQYFNKKISRLKQKNIENGLSKRIVTNQMASLWRKRHLQIDGYLSQTVGLLFKQIKQLNVDTVVIGYNAGWKQESGLGKKNNQEFVQIPFHRLISAIENKCLKEGIRFVKQEESYTSKASFLDNDDIPVWIKGDDTRYSFSGKRLYRGFYRSENGQCIHADIDAALNILRKSQVVEWDEKTQIKTPMIMDVQKRKAVA
- a CDS encoding helix-turn-helix transcriptional regulator; translation: MEQQTLKITGVLSDPTRFSIYQYVGRQHRDVTVQEIADTFKIHANVARLHLTKLEDVNMLVSDTKKTGKGGRPSRFYRLSDEVISIQFPFRDFQRLSEIAIETLSELGPEGHKALVKTGNRFGYESAKEFVSSMNEDPDVMHPQEKIKFIERIALNQGLNPEIHYDDETSEVTFRIFNCTFKEVAQYNRGICSMHHALINGIFSFFFDEMKLDEESNMFKDNEIACTYTTAVVSKA
- a CDS encoding DUF2626 domain-containing protein; amino-acid sequence: MDRMFRVLAFWTGIFAVLFMVGDMNGQALLFFAQTAIFIGLSYLKLSERMYVYIFAAYLAVFFIGFTYYTTFIMVPSVGH
- the comGB gene encoding competence type IV pilus assembly protein ComGB; translated protein: MSKSAQEECLRQWSELLKEGYSIREMLALYGQFASEKEQQWVSGIESGLQEGAWIAYFLEDAGFSKEITGIVLFAEKFGDLIEGLSRSADILGNELKVKEDIRKVFHYPAMLALGFIVIVSVLIQGIFPRFDEFFHSMGAELPAVSVMTFHFFRFLPLVVGAMLVMAVVTLIIMKKRLTPIQQLHTLVRLPLIRQYVQSFVTYHFISQLKPLLSNGFSLQEALIVIGREDRTEHSQIESERIRILLTEGESFSDALFCSDLYLPQFVHIIKMGEAKGKIAEEMDRFSQVVFRRLQKRFSSFLTWFQPLFFLMIGSMMVLLFASLLLPVFSILDQW
- a CDS encoding DUF2759 domain-containing protein, which translates into the protein MFLGILTLLVAILSLIGGYRELKKKNFFAVGFAALSVALFGWFSIRTLISIIFTGGGGTV
- a CDS encoding competence type IV pilus minor pilin ComGF; translated protein: MRINGVLKHCNNERGFSLLEVMTALILTGIILSATFMSFSLWRQLDVELNQPSDQELLLFQKQLSMMFEASHSYWTSAESRLHTRGANENIVDTYSQHQSVIRRQVNGVGHEVFMQRITHFRVYPHPKGAELHLKLDGAERKWVMYHPTGLTKNNGVVSE